One region of Pseudoalteromonas sp. R3 genomic DNA includes:
- a CDS encoding HAMP domain-containing histidine kinase: MKQKTLRWYLARRLFLLFSIFSLIWVWVASQVYHYAWDGTSEYYLYQDLEVALSGQLKLPYEDTGKFMGHWQDLPTDYQRTFARHGLGPDEQTREFTQLLTLGEDYVYILRYAEMPPEPLYIVHRIAGQDSPSLLVVFIALTLALFVFAALIWWPTHQRIVRESEQLTASLQSPDSDPTQFEEFASQSILAATDAYAQDYAQQQERLYSAFLSHELNTPLAQIQNTLARFGQLDELPLDALPLLTQLEQAGQDLVSLSEAILLLCRADQARLTVTDLNGVLISWQQSWQQQGLCIELNLPTEPVSQPVQQRLLTLLLTQLGKNALQHGEGTFVVTLDNGGMTFSNRVGTQQAHHGQGLGTQIVARVCACFGWREQYHSDQQFTLVIHFPS; encoded by the coding sequence ATGAAGCAAAAAACGCTCAGGTGGTATCTGGCCAGGCGATTGTTTTTGCTGTTTAGCATCTTTTCTTTGATCTGGGTTTGGGTAGCCAGTCAGGTTTATCACTATGCCTGGGATGGCACGTCAGAATATTATCTTTATCAGGATCTGGAGGTGGCGCTGTCGGGCCAGCTAAAATTACCTTATGAGGATACCGGCAAGTTCATGGGTCACTGGCAAGATCTGCCCACAGACTATCAGCGTACTTTTGCGCGTCATGGGCTGGGGCCTGACGAACAGACTCGGGAATTCACACAGTTGCTCACACTGGGTGAAGACTATGTGTATATTCTGCGCTATGCAGAGATGCCGCCCGAACCGCTGTACATTGTACATCGCATTGCCGGACAGGATTCGCCCAGTCTGCTGGTGGTGTTTATTGCGCTGACGCTGGCGCTGTTTGTGTTTGCCGCCCTGATATGGTGGCCCACTCATCAGCGTATTGTGCGCGAGTCTGAACAACTCACTGCGTCTTTGCAGTCACCGGATAGCGACCCAACACAGTTTGAAGAGTTTGCTTCTCAGTCTATTCTCGCCGCCACCGATGCCTATGCACAAGACTATGCTCAGCAGCAGGAGCGGCTGTATTCCGCCTTTTTAAGTCACGAACTTAATACGCCACTGGCACAGATCCAAAATACGCTGGCACGATTTGGGCAGCTGGATGAACTGCCTTTAGATGCTTTACCTTTATTAACTCAGCTTGAACAAGCCGGTCAGGATCTGGTTTCGCTGAGTGAGGCTATTTTGTTGCTGTGCAGAGCCGATCAGGCACGCCTGACAGTCACCGATTTGAATGGGGTTTTGATAAGCTGGCAACAGAGCTGGCAGCAACAAGGTCTGTGCATAGAGCTGAATCTGCCAACAGAGCCGGTCAGCCAGCCAGTGCAGCAGCGTCTGTTGACCTTACTCCTGACGCAGCTGGGCAAAAACGCGCTGCAACATGGTGAAGGCACATTCGTTGTAACACTGGATAATGGTGGCATGACCTTTTCCAATCGAGTTGGTACACAACAAGCACATCACGGTCAGGGGTTAGGCACCCAAATTGTTGCCCGTGTATGTGCGTGCTTTGGTTGGCGGGAACAGTATCACTCAGACCAGCAATTTACCTTGGTGATCCACTTTCCCAGCTAA
- a CDS encoding ROK family protein, with protein MSTIVSVDLGGTKAQVARVDEQGVYDARRYSVPATATKSQVNEFITGIVAEQLTEQCCGIAIGVPGMVDLSSGTVLETVNIPAWQDVPLAAQLNAYFSLPVVVNNDVNCFTMGEYCYGHHYLSGTGLHTPVPNLLGVCLGTGLGAGLVFDGRLYSGRHCAAGEFGSFPYQDGILEHYTSGQFFLKRGTNGAEQALLAQQGDRYAQSLFDEFGSHLGYAIAQTLLAFDPDKIVLGGSVSQSYDLFERAMWQSLARQTHPALFKRLEIAVSKLEHAALRGAYKLFQQQLSEGI; from the coding sequence ATGAGTACAATCGTCAGTGTTGATCTGGGAGGAACCAAAGCACAGGTTGCGCGGGTTGATGAGCAGGGAGTTTATGATGCTCGTCGCTATAGCGTGCCTGCTACCGCAACTAAGTCACAAGTTAATGAGTTTATAACAGGGATCGTTGCTGAGCAGCTAACTGAGCAATGTTGTGGTATAGCGATTGGTGTTCCCGGCATGGTTGATCTCAGTAGTGGTACTGTGCTGGAAACTGTCAATATACCGGCCTGGCAGGATGTCCCTCTGGCTGCTCAATTAAATGCATATTTTTCTCTCCCTGTAGTTGTTAACAATGATGTTAACTGTTTTACTATGGGTGAATATTGTTATGGTCATCATTATCTGTCGGGCACTGGCTTGCATACACCTGTTCCTAACCTGTTAGGCGTGTGCCTGGGAACCGGGCTGGGCGCCGGGCTAGTTTTTGATGGTCGCCTGTACAGCGGCAGACATTGCGCTGCAGGTGAGTTTGGCAGCTTTCCCTATCAAGACGGGATATTAGAGCATTATACCAGCGGGCAGTTTTTTCTGAAGCGCGGAACGAATGGCGCTGAACAGGCATTGCTGGCACAACAGGGGGATCGCTATGCGCAATCTCTGTTTGATGAATTTGGAAGCCACCTGGGCTATGCGATAGCGCAAACTTTGTTGGCCTTTGACCCAGATAAAATTGTACTGGGCGGCTCAGTTAGCCAGTCGTATGACTTATTTGAGCGAGCTATGTGGCAGAGCTTGGCCAGACAAACGCATCCGGCGCTGTTTAAACGTCTGGAAATAGCAGTCAGTAAATTAGAACACGCAGCGCTGCGTGGTGCATATAAGTTGTTTCAGCAACAGCTTTCGGAGGGAATATGA
- a CDS encoding amidohydrolase — translation MRATKMITSSFLIAGLALSGCNSDNQTTSPATTPTNTPNVAQTNDINSATMVFTNGRIYTVNTEQPWAQAVVLQDNKIVLVGSNEQAQQFIGETTQHIDLQGKMMLPGFHDVHMHPLESASEATQFTVPAAATSSEYVDAIAYAASQHPTAAWLIGYGHEISTLLEMSDSPLAILDEAVPDRPVIIMEQTSHSMWVNSKALALAGLSARSIDPIGGVLGRDEQGALNGILYDNAGNQVMELAMQSLPEAAQSDYLGLIEYTMPELNKAGITSISDARTYWQRGHLETWQRVAKEDKLTLRVALGLWAYPQMNDNTQLTKLKSLYQSNPAELLQVNQVKFYMDGILVNTTAAMHEPYLENWLELDGNRGLNYFSQARLEKYIKALEPTGFDFNIHGIGDRGIHEALNAIEKASNGQARHRITHLEVIDPADLPRFDKLGVIADAQVAGDFTDPRHWPDTIPLIGAQRAQDLVPIRSLVDNKATLTLSSDWNVSPFNPFIGLSNAVSRQPQAITLAQAIEAYTLNSAYAMRQEQRVGSIEAGKLADLVVIDRDLFEASATQIRNTQVVMTLLDGEIVYQR, via the coding sequence ATGCGAGCAACAAAGATGATCACCAGCAGTTTTCTGATAGCCGGTTTAGCCCTCAGTGGCTGTAACTCAGACAATCAAACAACGAGTCCAGCTACGACACCGACAAACACCCCGAATGTAGCGCAAACCAATGATATTAATAGCGCCACTATGGTCTTTACCAATGGACGAATATACACAGTGAATACTGAGCAACCATGGGCACAAGCCGTGGTGCTGCAAGACAACAAAATTGTCCTGGTTGGCAGCAATGAACAAGCTCAGCAGTTTATCGGCGAAACCACACAGCACATTGACTTGCAGGGCAAGATGATGCTGCCCGGCTTCCATGATGTGCATATGCACCCGCTTGAGTCAGCCTCGGAGGCGACCCAGTTTACAGTGCCAGCCGCAGCAACTTCCTCAGAATACGTAGACGCAATAGCTTACGCAGCCAGCCAACATCCCACGGCTGCCTGGCTGATTGGTTATGGCCATGAGATATCAACATTGCTGGAGATGTCTGATTCTCCTTTGGCAATACTCGATGAAGCCGTGCCTGATCGCCCGGTGATCATTATGGAACAAACTTCTCATTCTATGTGGGTCAACAGCAAAGCACTGGCGCTTGCCGGTCTGTCAGCCAGAAGCATTGACCCTATTGGTGGGGTGCTTGGGCGCGATGAGCAAGGGGCGCTCAACGGTATTTTGTACGACAATGCGGGCAATCAGGTCATGGAACTGGCCATGCAGTCACTTCCGGAAGCTGCACAGAGTGACTACCTGGGCCTGATTGAATACACCATGCCTGAGCTCAACAAAGCAGGCATCACCTCCATCAGTGATGCGCGTACCTACTGGCAGCGTGGTCATTTGGAAACCTGGCAGCGCGTTGCGAAAGAAGACAAATTGACACTGCGTGTCGCGCTGGGGTTATGGGCTTACCCACAAATGAACGACAATACCCAACTGACAAAACTTAAATCTTTGTACCAGAGTAACCCGGCTGAGCTGTTACAGGTTAACCAGGTCAAGTTCTATATGGATGGTATTTTAGTCAATACCACAGCAGCAATGCATGAACCCTATCTGGAAAACTGGCTGGAACTGGATGGTAACCGGGGGCTGAATTACTTTTCTCAGGCACGACTTGAAAAGTACATCAAAGCACTGGAGCCTACTGGCTTTGACTTTAACATCCACGGCATTGGTGACAGAGGCATTCATGAAGCACTGAATGCCATCGAAAAAGCTTCAAATGGGCAAGCCCGCCACAGAATTACCCATCTGGAGGTCATTGACCCTGCAGATTTACCACGCTTTGACAAGCTGGGGGTGATTGCCGATGCACAAGTTGCCGGAGACTTTACAGATCCGAGACACTGGCCCGACACCATCCCCTTAATTGGTGCACAGCGGGCACAGGATTTGGTGCCTATTCGCAGCCTAGTTGACAACAAAGCCACGCTCACCTTATCGAGCGACTGGAATGTCAGCCCGTTTAATCCGTTCATCGGATTAAGCAATGCAGTTTCTCGCCAGCCGCAGGCTATTACGCTGGCACAGGCGATAGAAGCCTACACGCTCAACAGCGCCTATGCCATGCGCCAGGAACAACGTGTTGGTAGCATTGAAGCCGGTAAACTGGCAGATCTGGTGGTCATTGACCGAGATTTATTTGAAGCCAGTGCCACACAGATCCGCAATACGCAGGTAGTCATGACACTACTCGATGGCGAAATTGTTTATCAGCGTTAG
- a CDS encoding LysR substrate-binding domain-containing protein: MIEANISLTALQSFAVVAAELSFTKAGQILHKTPSAISHQMKQLEQQLNVQLFYRKSKGVLLTPAGELLRADVNHGLAQINAGIRQARLKAQTDKQTLVLAVIPSLLEHWLLPRLSRLYKALPTIQLELIAMDQLADFASNRVHGHLHFGRGAFADLDSRWLADEYTYPVISPTLRQQYPHLSSVSDWIGHVPLLAYRGGVEDAPANLGWEAWLSRFEPLGGQVSRVNTFSHVGLAMGAAKYGQGIALGWHHIVQHALNCRELEKLPVEPLRLAFSYHLVAPESHWLRPEMVALFEWLKLEFSISSIA; encoded by the coding sequence ATGATTGAGGCAAACATTTCGCTGACTGCACTGCAAAGCTTTGCTGTGGTTGCAGCTGAGCTGAGTTTCACCAAAGCTGGTCAGATCCTGCACAAAACCCCCAGCGCGATTAGCCATCAAATGAAACAACTGGAGCAGCAACTCAATGTACAGTTGTTTTACAGGAAGTCCAAAGGGGTATTACTGACACCCGCGGGCGAGTTGTTGAGGGCCGATGTCAATCACGGATTGGCACAAATCAACGCTGGGATCCGCCAGGCCAGACTTAAGGCGCAAACTGATAAGCAGACCCTCGTTCTTGCGGTGATCCCTTCATTACTGGAGCACTGGCTGTTACCCAGGCTCAGCCGCCTATACAAAGCGCTGCCTACAATTCAACTGGAGCTGATAGCAATGGACCAGCTGGCTGATTTCGCCAGCAATCGGGTTCATGGTCATCTGCACTTTGGTCGGGGAGCGTTTGCTGATTTGGACAGTCGTTGGCTGGCCGATGAGTATACGTATCCCGTGATATCACCGACGCTTCGCCAGCAATATCCTCATTTATCTTCGGTTAGCGACTGGATTGGGCATGTGCCTTTGCTGGCTTATCGCGGTGGGGTGGAGGATGCACCAGCAAATCTTGGTTGGGAGGCATGGTTGAGTCGCTTTGAACCATTGGGCGGTCAGGTGTCGCGTGTTAACACCTTCAGTCATGTGGGTCTGGCGATGGGGGCGGCCAAATATGGTCAGGGCATAGCCCTGGGTTGGCACCACATTGTGCAACATGCCCTGAATTGTCGAGAATTAGAGAAACTCCCGGTTGAACCACTTAGGTTGGCATTTTCTTACCATTTGGTGGCCCCCGAAAGTCACTGGCTACGACCTGAAATGGTGGCTTTATTCGAGTGGCTCAAATTAGAATTTTCTATCTCATCAATAGCGTGA
- a CDS encoding response regulator transcription factor translates to MLILLVEDDSVLAAQTIDFLNAEGIDVDYAATLASAKEIAAKNAAFDKYDAIVLDMALPDGNALSLLQQTLAGFDAPVLFCTAATALDDKLAAFEAGALDYLTKPFALPELAVRVKLLAGKVSKQNQVFELGDLHIDFSAKIARRGSRTIVLSPQQWQLLALLAEQAPAPVSKVQILRHIWPDSEVNNNMYKSLITRLRHNLSQRDEASVIHTLKGQGVALRETAS, encoded by the coding sequence ATGCTGATCTTATTGGTGGAAGACGACTCGGTTCTGGCTGCGCAAACCATCGACTTTCTTAACGCAGAAGGGATTGACGTGGATTATGCTGCAACGCTTGCCAGTGCAAAGGAGATTGCGGCCAAAAATGCCGCTTTTGATAAGTATGACGCCATTGTTCTGGACATGGCATTGCCTGATGGTAACGCATTGAGTTTGTTGCAACAAACACTGGCGGGGTTTGACGCTCCGGTATTATTCTGCACTGCCGCAACGGCACTAGATGATAAGCTGGCTGCATTTGAGGCTGGGGCACTCGATTACTTGACCAAACCTTTTGCGCTTCCGGAGCTGGCAGTGCGAGTCAAGTTACTTGCGGGTAAAGTAAGCAAACAAAATCAGGTGTTTGAGCTGGGTGATCTGCATATCGACTTTTCGGCAAAAATTGCCCGGCGAGGCAGTCGCACCATAGTGCTATCGCCTCAGCAATGGCAGTTGCTCGCTTTACTGGCTGAACAAGCCCCCGCTCCGGTCAGTAAAGTCCAGATCTTACGCCATATCTGGCCGGACAGTGAGGTCAACAACAATATGTATAAGTCATTGATAACCAGGCTGAGACATAATCTGAGCCAGAGGGATGAAGCGTCAGTGATACATACGCTCAAGGGACAGGGCGTAGCGTTGAGAGAAACCGCATCATGA
- a CDS encoding OsmC family protein, with product MSQYHATIRWQLNHNESFTEQKYSRVHQWQLGGGTKLAASASPHIVPQPYSVPEYADPEEAFVASLSSCHMLFFLHLAAKSGIVVQSYEDKAVGILSEDSLGKKAMTQVTLRPEVILAGDNVNGQINLNTLHHQAHELCFIANSVKTEVLVQPI from the coding sequence ATGTCCCAATACCATGCAACTATTCGTTGGCAGCTCAACCACAATGAAAGTTTTACTGAACAAAAATACAGCCGAGTACACCAATGGCAATTGGGTGGCGGAACAAAGCTTGCTGCTTCTGCGTCACCACACATTGTGCCGCAGCCTTACTCAGTTCCTGAATATGCAGATCCTGAAGAAGCGTTTGTTGCCTCTTTATCTAGTTGTCATATGCTATTTTTTCTCCACCTGGCGGCAAAATCAGGCATTGTGGTACAAAGTTACGAAGACAAAGCGGTCGGCATACTCAGTGAAGACAGTCTAGGTAAAAAAGCCATGACTCAAGTTACCCTTCGCCCCGAAGTAATCCTGGCTGGAGATAATGTCAACGGACAGATCAACCTGAACACGTTACATCATCAAGCTCATGAGCTGTGCTTTATTGCCAACTCTGTTAAAACGGAGGTACTGGTCCAACCGATTTAG
- a CDS encoding family 20 glycosylhydrolase gives MSIEREGYQLNSSTHAIDIKASSAAGAFYGVQTLIGLMDLKTLTIPSVSIEDSPRYAFRGLHIDSARNFRSKQFILDTIVQMGAYKLNKLHLHLADDEGWRLAIAGLPELTKVGGLRCLELSESSCLLPQLGAGTGTGAPRNGHYSQQDYSDILRFAQAHHIEVIPSLDMPGHSRAAIIAMEARYRSLMAKGKTEAANKYRLVEDADTTTYSSIQHYHDNTLNVCLPATYRFIDKVLTELQRMHEMAGVPLKTYHIGADETAGAWLDSPACQTLNKQQTITSMNGYFIEKIAAMVAEKGITVAGWSDGLSDVDPEKMPKRVQSNVWSTLSEQGHKVAHQQANLGWDVVLSLPDVTYFDFPYQSHPTSVAIIGRAER, from the coding sequence TTGTCAATCGAACGAGAGGGATACCAACTGAACAGTTCCACTCACGCCATAGACATTAAGGCGTCCAGTGCCGCGGGAGCCTTCTACGGCGTGCAAACGTTAATAGGGTTAATGGATCTGAAAACACTGACTATCCCCAGTGTATCCATCGAGGATTCGCCCCGATATGCGTTTAGGGGGCTGCATATCGACAGCGCTCGTAATTTCCGCTCCAAGCAATTTATACTGGATACCATAGTGCAGATGGGTGCGTATAAACTGAATAAGCTGCACTTGCATCTGGCCGATGATGAGGGCTGGCGACTGGCTATTGCAGGCCTGCCTGAGTTGACAAAAGTTGGCGGATTACGGTGCCTTGAACTCAGTGAATCAAGTTGTTTGTTGCCACAGTTGGGCGCAGGAACGGGCACGGGGGCGCCGCGCAATGGGCATTACTCTCAGCAGGATTACAGCGATATTTTGCGCTTTGCACAGGCGCACCACATAGAGGTTATTCCTTCTTTGGATATGCCGGGCCATTCTCGGGCTGCCATCATTGCCATGGAAGCACGCTACCGCTCTCTGATGGCCAAGGGTAAAACGGAAGCGGCCAATAAATATCGTCTGGTGGAAGACGCCGATACCACGACGTACTCTTCTATCCAGCATTACCATGACAACACCCTAAATGTGTGTTTGCCTGCCACCTATCGATTTATTGACAAGGTACTGACAGAACTTCAGCGTATGCATGAGATGGCGGGAGTGCCGCTGAAAACCTACCATATCGGTGCCGACGAAACTGCCGGCGCCTGGCTGGACTCTCCAGCGTGCCAGACCTTGAACAAGCAACAAACCATTACCTCAATGAACGGCTATTTCATAGAGAAAATCGCAGCTATGGTGGCTGAAAAAGGGATCACAGTAGCAGGCTGGAGTGATGGTCTGAGCGATGTGGACCCCGAGAAGATGCCAAAGCGTGTGCAAAGTAATGTCTGGAGCACGCTTAGTGAGCAAGGCCACAAGGTTGCCCATCAGCAGGCTAACCTGGGTTGGGATGTTGTGTTGTCACTGCCGGATGTCACTTATTTTGATTTTCCATACCAGTCTCACCCCACGAGCGTGGCAATCATTGGGCGAGCCGAGCGTTAG
- a CDS encoding family 20 glycosylhydrolase, with protein sequence MPDNLPIHAEFWRDVLFHTYSADDTESGLAKGARYIGMQGHLWSEMIRDDLQAEYMLYPRLLALAERAWHKPAWAVPYQAGRVFDDKSGYFKAKNRQLREQDWQRFVALLGYRELPKLTRQGRFFRIPTVAANRRDDGTLNLFSEIPGFKLEALINGRWVNYHPKLDFDAVNAVRAVLADESRAGRALPLPAPVEPTVSPLEN encoded by the coding sequence ATGCCTGATAATTTGCCAATTCATGCAGAGTTCTGGCGTGACGTGCTCTTTCATACTTACAGCGCAGATGACACGGAGTCCGGCCTCGCAAAAGGCGCAAGGTATATTGGCATGCAAGGACATCTGTGGAGTGAGATGATCCGGGACGATTTACAGGCTGAATACATGTTGTACCCGCGCCTGCTGGCACTGGCCGAACGTGCCTGGCATAAGCCTGCCTGGGCCGTGCCTTATCAGGCTGGTCGGGTTTTTGATGATAAGAGTGGCTACTTCAAGGCTAAAAACCGGCAGTTGCGTGAACAGGACTGGCAACGTTTTGTGGCCTTGTTAGGCTATCGGGAACTCCCCAAGCTGACACGCCAGGGGCGCTTTTTCCGTATTCCTACCGTGGCTGCAAACCGGCGAGATGATGGCACACTTAACCTGTTCAGTGAAATACCGGGGTTTAAACTGGAGGCACTGATTAATGGCCGCTGGGTAAACTATCACCCGAAACTGGACTTTGATGCCGTAAATGCCGTGCGTGCGGTCTTGGCGGATGAGTCGCGAGCAGGCCGGGCATTGCCTTTACCAGCGCCCGTTGAGCCAACAGTTAGCCCTCTGGAAAATTAA
- a CDS encoding MFS transporter gives MKPNYVVVALVLVTFFMVSFFTNILGPIFPQLISSFNIGLTLAGLFPFAFFIAYGVMSIPAGLLVQRFGEKRVMLGAFVLAGSGALLFALAPIFLVAMLALFLIGTAMAMLQVAINPLLRRSGGSAHFAVFSVLAQLLFGAAASLSPWVYVTLATRIQASPADFSWIPAAMPWLSMYWLFALLSVVMLIWISLVRLQAVERGDDQRLSVKACMVYFRDPVVVRFFFAIVAYVALEQGIANSIAVFLQTYHQIEPDQSAQVISHFWMMLTLGCVLGLLLLKLLDAKLVLMLFSLGAAMSLIVALLGSAQTALLAFPVSGFFLSVMWSVLFSLALNSVPSGHGTVSGVLCTGIVEVHWPRP, from the coding sequence ATGAAACCCAATTACGTCGTGGTTGCTCTGGTATTGGTGACCTTCTTTATGGTGTCCTTTTTCACCAATATTCTAGGCCCAATATTTCCCCAGCTGATAAGTAGCTTCAATATCGGCCTGACTTTGGCTGGTTTATTTCCCTTTGCTTTTTTCATTGCCTACGGAGTGATGTCCATTCCGGCAGGGTTACTGGTTCAGCGCTTTGGTGAAAAGCGCGTTATGCTTGGAGCATTTGTACTGGCAGGTTCCGGGGCGCTGTTGTTTGCTTTAGCGCCGATATTTTTGGTTGCTATGTTGGCGCTATTTCTGATTGGAACCGCGATGGCAATGTTGCAGGTTGCCATTAACCCTTTGCTCCGGCGCAGTGGTGGCAGCGCGCACTTTGCTGTGTTTTCTGTACTGGCCCAGTTGCTGTTTGGTGCCGCTGCGAGTTTGTCGCCTTGGGTGTACGTCACGCTCGCTACTCGAATACAGGCGTCTCCAGCTGACTTCAGTTGGATCCCAGCGGCCATGCCGTGGCTCAGTATGTACTGGTTGTTTGCATTGCTAAGTGTGGTGATGTTGATCTGGATTAGCCTGGTCAGATTGCAAGCGGTTGAAAGAGGTGATGATCAAAGGCTAAGTGTGAAGGCTTGTATGGTGTATTTCCGTGATCCTGTCGTGGTCCGGTTCTTTTTTGCCATTGTGGCGTATGTGGCATTGGAGCAGGGCATCGCCAATTCTATAGCGGTGTTTTTGCAAACCTATCATCAGATAGAGCCAGATCAGAGCGCGCAGGTGATCAGCCACTTCTGGATGATGTTGACGCTGGGATGTGTGCTGGGTTTACTGTTATTGAAACTACTTGACGCAAAATTAGTGCTTATGTTGTTCAGCCTGGGCGCCGCGATGAGTCTGATTGTGGCTTTGCTGGGTAGTGCGCAGACCGCGTTGCTCGCATTTCCGGTATCCGGGTTCTTTTTGTCTGTGATGTGGTCAGTGCTGTTCTCATTGGCATTAAACTCTGTGCCAAGTGGCCATGGTACTGTTTCGGGAGTGCTTTGCACGGGGATTGTGGAGGTGCACTGGCCTCGCCCTTGA
- a CDS encoding carbohydate-binding domain-containing protein: MKKFACMLMALLSAPAALSMTQGQLNEIADTLQVRYHLIDSIPKHCPEPAKQCYLSELRLRSPVRYPGSDWAIYFSQLMPIYQVESASFKIEHLNGDLHRLTPTAAFRGFSSDDEHIVRFYTQNSQITRSEFMPNYILAGQSHNLTPRVIASTRPVRDEHTLLEQQPYLAPFDSYNQLRVSGKDQTPWMGAAYLAQHQSSPEFTHAPQGVIPMPRQLKVVSQGRIMLDKGVHFELAGVNLAQLEMAGKRLAQLGVKQTKEGCRSESLSIPHCQSNERDTN; this comes from the coding sequence ATGAAGAAGTTTGCTTGCATGTTGATGGCGCTGTTGAGTGCCCCGGCGGCTCTGTCGATGACGCAAGGACAGTTGAATGAAATTGCGGATACACTCCAGGTCCGATACCACCTGATTGACTCTATACCAAAACACTGTCCGGAACCTGCTAAACAGTGTTATTTATCTGAGCTAAGATTGCGCTCACCGGTGCGTTATCCGGGGTCTGATTGGGCTATTTATTTCAGTCAGCTGATGCCCATCTACCAGGTTGAGTCTGCATCATTTAAGATTGAGCATTTAAATGGTGACTTACATCGTCTGACACCCACAGCAGCGTTTCGTGGATTTTCATCGGATGATGAGCACATAGTGCGTTTTTATACGCAAAACTCACAGATCACGCGCTCTGAGTTTATGCCCAACTATATTTTGGCGGGCCAATCGCACAATCTGACCCCCAGAGTGATTGCCAGTACGCGGCCGGTTCGTGATGAGCATACTTTGCTGGAACAGCAGCCTTACCTTGCGCCGTTCGACTCATATAATCAATTACGTGTGAGCGGTAAAGATCAGACTCCCTGGATGGGCGCGGCCTATCTTGCGCAGCACCAGTCGTCGCCTGAGTTCACCCATGCACCGCAGGGCGTCATCCCCATGCCCAGACAGCTGAAGGTGGTGTCTCAGGGGCGAATTATGCTAGACAAAGGCGTTCACTTTGAGCTGGCGGGTGTTAATCTGGCACAGCTGGAAATGGCCGGTAAACGACTTGCTCAACTGGGCGTTAAGCAGACCAAAGAGGGCTGCCGCTCAGAGTCACTGTCGATCCCTCATTGTCAATCGAACGAGAGGGATACCAACTGA